CACCAAGTTATCCAAAAACATACTAGAAGTAAAACCAAAGTGTGGTGATTGTGAAGGCCCACTGTCCCCCAAGACTTTATGCATAAAGCTTTATAAGGTGGGTTTTCTACATAATGCAACTTGGAACTATTGTGCTGTTTGCTTTGGAGTCAGGTACCCACTCAACACATTCTGTGCTCAGGTTCTGCTCTGTGTGGATTTCTGCTCTCCCAGCTGCTACATCCAGAATTTGCTCCtacaaacagaaataaatggCAGTTTGTATATTCCCTCTTGGTGATGGTGGAAAGTTGGGAAAGTACTAACTATGGCTGGGTTCATTAACTTAATGCATGTGTGTATAATGGTACAGTTAAGCCATTGCAATGGAAGTTTATATTCAACAGCACAcacttacttaaaaaaaagtctttattttcaaaaattgttaGGTTTTAAACCCTTAGATTACTTCATTTAAGAGCAGTATACTATCACATTTGCTTAGCTGTACGATCTTCTGATGAAAAAATAGCAGAAATTAACTTAAAGGATTTTGGTATGAGTAGAATCTTGCACAGCTCCATGCAAATACAGTGCCAGAAACTTCTTGAATGTGTCAGGTCGATAGCCATATATTCCAGGAGGAAACTGTGGAGAAGAGACTTGGATATTCAGTTTGTAGTGAACTGATACTTAGCCAAGTAATAGTCTTTTATTTTACTCGAAAACAACTTGAAATATGGCAGTCTATCTGAAACAAGCCTTCTTTGACAGGCAAGTGGGTTTGAGTATTTCCATTGGCATTACACTGATGGGTGGGGAATTTACCTAATGAGATTGAAGAGTCTTCCTAGTCTAAGGGGAGCTGACAGTAATATTCTCTCCATTTACTTTATATTGAAGTTGACTGTTGCATGCAAACATACATTTCCTTAGTTACTTCACTGGAGAATAACTTTTCAATAAGCACAATGAAATTGTACATCTATGTAAGAGGTCTCCATTTTAGCAAGTTTAATATAAATTGCAATGCAGCTGAATACATGGATggatatatataaacaaacaaaacaaacagactgATAGTTATTCTCTATTAATTCAGTGTACCAAAGTTTTATCAGAACTAAACAGCCTATTGTCCTATCTATATCAATACCATCTGTACAAGCGCCCAAGGCTCAAAATATATGTAAAGGGGCAGGATTTCCACTATATAATTCTGGTGAGTAAACTAGTTCTCTCAAGCCTGTTAACTTACCTTGACAACTCTCTTCCTGATTCCTGGAAGATACCGGATGTAGTCATACATATACTGATCAGAATCAATCCAGACAAGGTTTTTAACACCAGCGCTAGAAGCCAAGTCTGTTGTATTTAACTGGAACACCATGAACTGGAAAATACGACCCTCTGTACCAATGCTTTGTACTACTACCGGGTGTTCTAAAACTTTGGGATCATCCTGGGTGGAGGTGGAGGAAGAGTTACAACAGACACTGGATGAGAAGATGCAGAATCAGCAATCATTTGGTTTAAAGCCAGGACTTTAACAAATGTGTTATCTTGCCCAGAAAGTTACTCTATTCAAACAGGTTTTGAATATAGATTTTgcatttaaattagggctgttaaCTCTCACAATTAACAAAaagattaattgcgattaattgcagtttcattgttaaacaatagaataccaattgaaatttattaaatattttggatgcttttctacattttaaaatatattgattcccattacaacacagaatacaaagtgtacactgctcactttatatttttgattacaagtatttgcactgtaaaaatagtatttttcaattcacttcatacaagtactgcagtgcaatctctttatcgtgaaagtgcaacttaaaggtagatttgttacataactgcactcaaaaacaatgcaaaactttagagcatacaaatccattcagtcctacttctcattcagacaatcacaaacaaacaagtttgcttacatttacgggagataatgctgcccccaCTTCTTATTTATGGGAcctttgtagccagcattgcaaagtatttacgtgccagatatgctaaacattcgtatgccctttcatacttcggccaccattctagacgacatgcttccatgctgatgatgcttgttaaacaAATAATGGGTTATatttgtgactcaactccttgagggagaattgtttctctccagctctattttacctgcattctgccataggTTTCGTGtcatagcagtcttggatgatgactcagcacatgttcattttaagaacgcttttgctgcagatttgacaaaacgtaaagaaggtaccaatgtgagatttctaaagctagctacagcactcgacccatggtttaagaatctgaagtgccttccaaaatctgagagggatgaggtgtggagcatgctttcagaagtcttaaaagagcaacactctgatgcggaaactacagaccccgaacccccaaaaaagaaaatcagccctctgctggtggcatctgactcagatgatgaaaatgaacatgcgtcgatccgcactgctttggattgttatcaagcagaacacatcatcagcatggacacatgtcctctggaatggtggttaaagccatatgggacatatgaatctttagcggatctggcatctaaatatcttgaaacgctggctacaacagtgccatgagaacacctgttctcactttcaggtgacattgtgaacaagaagcaggaagcattatctcctgcaaatgtaaacaaacttgtttgtctgagcaattggctgaacaagaaatcaGGACagtgtggacttgtaggctctaaagttttaatatttttgaatgcagtttttgtacataattctacatttgtaagttcaactttcacggtAAAGAGAGATTGCACTAtcgtacttgtattaggtgaactgaaatataGTATTtcgtttacaaatatttgcactttaaaaagcaatcagaaatataaagtgagcactgtacactttgtattctggtgtaactgaaatcaatatttgaaaatgtagaaaacacccaaaaatatttaaataaatggtattctattgtttaatagtgtgattaattgcaatgaatttttttaatcatgcattcaatcacgattaatttttttaatcgcttgccagccctaattttaattaaatatcatTCAAATGGCAATGGAATATAGATGTAAACTGAACTACATGTCTGTTCTAGCTTTTCATTTCAGTTACACACAAGACAGTTGCTTCACTGATTTCTACCCATTGCCAGTCTACTCTTAACCTTCATTAACACATTAAAATAATTGCTATTGGTATAATAAGGTGTTACTCTGAATTGGCAAACATCTTAATCAAAACATGTCTATAAAGGTTACCTATAAATCCCTGGCCTACAAAATCACTAGATATCAATGCAGATTTCAAAATATTGCAATGTCAGACTTAATAGAATTCACAGGCTCTCACCTCTAGGTCATCAGTTCAAATTCAATCCAGATCAACAGTGACTAAGTCATTGCCATCGAGTGGCCTCTGATTCTCACTCCCGTTTCAAAGGGagaggtgtccacatcacaaaaagtCCACTGTGGTTGGCATCCTTCTTGGAACTTTCAGCTACAATGCTAAGGACTGAACTACCCACTCCCACCTAGTGTTCATTCTTCTAGGTCAGGATTGTGGCACAAGGATGGGATGGCATAGGAAAGCTTGAACCACAAACTCTGTGCTATATTTGTCTGAATTAAAACTCAGCAACAGATACTTACTACCTGCACTTTATCTTAACTGTGGAGAGAGGAGGTAAGTATTTCAACAATCTACCTTCAAGTCTGTGAGCTCCAATTTTGTACACTTGAAAGCAAAACTCTCTTTGCTGCTGGCTTGCAATTTATTCATCTCCAACCACCCCGCTTGTACTGCACCTTTAGATAATACCATTACAACAGCCTCCATGAACAATGACTTCTACTATAGAAATAGTAAGGTATGACAGTCATTTTAATACGTACCCCATACAGAATCTTGGCCTTTGCCAGTGCATTGCCAAAAGCAAACATGAGCATTTTAGCCCGGAGTTGTTCTGGTCTAAATCGGACTGGACGAACGTTGGCTGATTCCACAAAGTACAGAGTGTGAGGATGAGGGTAGGGATAACCCTCTCTAAAACCTGGGTTATAGGTAACCATGAGATACAAAAAAACAGTTTAATACAAAGTTAGTCTCTTTTACTCTCTTCAGTAATTATTAAATTTGTGTTAACACAGATTAGACTTACTGCTGTGAAGAACATGTAAGATACCCTATAGCAGCACTAGCCAATTGGCTAATCCATTCTCAACTGTACACCATCTAACCTCAGCACATGAAACATTTAAGGGAATGGGGAAGTTAAAGATTTTAGTGCTGTCCACTAGTACATAAATATTCAAGCTAATGTTTAAGTGCTACGTAACTTTTACCTGTATAATTTCGTTCTTCATATACATTAACTTCCTGAAGATCAATTGTAGGAGAGATAGGATGGAAGGTCTCTAGAATGTGGTTTTCAGTAGCCAGAATCTCATCCTTGGAGGCTATTGGCAATAATGGATTAATGGCATTCAAAAGTATTCCATTCATGCCACGAACCTGAAGAATAGATGATTCTGTAAAAAGAGATTATATTGCATGCACACATTAAACAAAGACTCACTAAACATTCATACTTAATTTAGAATAAATCTACCACACTATTAGATTTATTCTTCTATTGCTATAATTTTACTGTAATATGTATTCTAAGGAAAAGATGCCCTAGGTTTCATTTGCTAATGTTTAATACTCTATGGAAAAATGAAGCCATAGGCTGACCCCTGCAGAGTCAACCATGAAGTGTCACAATAGTATTACTGCAAAAATACTGATTTATTTTGCAAGGCACctctcttttccctcctcctcccgcccACGATTGTTAAGTAGCAGCCCAACTGGAGAcaacattttacacagaatacaaaaataaCACTTCTATTTATTTAGTTCACTAGCTACTGATCCCATGTAAGTGTGGCTTGAAAGATTGTACAGATTTCATGCACACACTGTAGTAAACAAATGATCAGTTCTTTAGGATTCTATCAGGATTACAagtaaagagaaagagagaagtgttttctacaaaaaaaagaaaaagaaagaagttaCTAACCTCTCTCCCATGTAGCCGCCACTTTGTAGTCTCTAGCCAACATTCTTTTAGCGAGGGAAGGATACTTGCTAGCCATTGTCCTACACAAATGTAACAAGTCTTCCAAGAGTACAGGGCTTTAGAATGAGACAAGGATTAGTAGGATAGGATACAAAAATGACTTTGAAAGTTATGAAATATGTAACGTTTCCAAATGGTTAATGCAGATTTGTTTAATACTTCAATCCATCTGACATACCAATCATGTTCCAAGTTGGCAATGATAATGTTTACTTTCAATTATTAAAACAATTGACATCTGTATTAGCTAGGATGTGATCCAAAATAGAACTAAGTTTGTACAAACCCACAGACTGTTACACACTTTGACATAAGATGAAAACAAGTTTTGAATATACTCACAAGTACAATTGTAAACAAGTGAGTGCTGGCAACCAGATACAAACTAAATTCACCTCAGTAACATTAAACAGTAAATATAATGTTCTGCTGgtaatatagttttaaaaaaacctgatacTTTTAACGGGCTGTTTGAAGCAGAGCTGCCCTGAAAAGGCTGCAGTATAAGTAAAGATTTCTTTAACTTTTGAGGACTTACCAATAACTCTCTCTCTTGGGAATAAGTTCAGTGGTATTCCAGACACGTGCATGAGAAACTGCATTTTGTACTCGCTCATCCTGATTCTCTAGTTGGTTGGCTGGTTCATCAATAATACTAAGTACTTTTGGAGGTAAGCCTTCCATTAGCTTGGTCTTTGTTAGCCAGAGTGCTTGCCTTACTCCTTGGAGTcaaatcaaaatatatttattgaaGATATTCAGCAGTGTTACCTATGCCATAAATGGGTTAATATAAAAATGGTCTTTTACCTATTGAATCTTAAGCACTTATGCTACCACTAATATAGAATACTTCTCAGCATGACCAAGTTATCAGGAACATTAATTTTATGTAGTCTGACCACTTTCATTTACGTACAACATCGAAAAAAGTATGCATGCCTCATTAGCACCATATAAGTTACACCATGCAATATTTATTGAAAGAGGTTAGTTTATAAGTGTTTTTCCCTACTCATTTTTTAATTCTAGTATATTGGCTTATGAATTACAAGGAAACAAGATATGAGGGACTACGTACAGCACAGCAGAGAATGGGGTAAAAACATTTCTTTGCATATTATACTTAATGTTAAACATAAATGGGATCTTGCATTCTGCTGCATGCATAGTTCATCTGAAATTAAGTGCTGGTATCCCAAAGGGAAAGAGAGCCTGTACCCCTTGCCAAAGTTTTAGCTTTCTGTTTAAATTATCATAGTAGCTGGGGCCCCAACAAAAGTCAGAGCCCCACTGTACACAGCCCTGTACCTTAAGGGGACATAGTTCCTAACCTGCAGCCCTTACAGACTAATCCAGTATTTTTGTTGGTCCACCCTCCTGAGAAAGTCGGTGCTAGACTACTATGCGCACCACTATTCTTGTATACAAgtgagcggcgggggggggggggggggggggggagaagagcgcagcagagcccacaccccatcaCAAGTCAGGTTACAGCCACTCCAGCCAATGCAAAATGCCTTCTTGATATGAGCTGTTTTAGGACAACAAGCAGCCTCCACCTGAgttataggtagggccctaccaaattcacggtccattttggtcaacttCATGGTCAtaggagtttttaaaattataaatgtcatgatttcagctatttaaatctgaaatttcaatgTTACAACTGTAGGGGTAGTAACCCAAAAAGGAGTTATGGAGGGGAGGTGGGTTGCAAAGTTACTGGAGGAAgtgttgtggtactgctacccttacttctgcactgctggtgacagtgctgccttcagagctaggccgTTGAAGAGCAGAAGTTGTTTGCTGagagcccagctctaaaggcagaccGGCTGCCAGCAGCAGTAAGGATGGCATAGTATGGTATTCCCACCCTTACCtgtgagctgctgctggtgtggtgctgccttcagagctgagcacctggccaacagccaccactctccagccgctcagcacagaagtaagggtggcaatacagtgattccccccccaaaaaacccccacacttGTGatctccctgcaactcccttttgggtcagaaccccctaTTTGAGTAATGATGGTCTCCTCTCTGAAATtcgtatagggtaaaagcacacagaacaccagatttcacagtctgtgatgtgtttttcattgccctgaatttggtagggtcctaattATAGGCTAGGTCTGGCAGCTAGTTGTTGCATATTATTGTAATTGTCCCTTGACTGCTACTCCTGCTCTCTCAGGCAGGCCTCTCTACACCCCTCCTCCCAATCTAAGGTATGTATACGACCCCAACActtgtagcatctgagcacctcacaacctcATGTATTTATAATAGCGCGATGGGGGCGGGCAGGGCAGCAGCCGTTATCCCCAGCTACAGCAGCGGCAGTGAGGCACAGAGCTgcagtaacttgcccaaagtgaCCCAGGACAGCAGTGCCAGCTCAGGGAACTGACCCTGGCTCTCCCGAGGCTGGTGCCCGAACCGGGGGCCgcccttcaccccacccccaccctgctgcctGCCTAGGCAGGGCTGGgcgctgctgccccctcccaccccccggagGCCTggctcacccacccacccagcaccTCTCCCCCGCGCCCGCTACCTTCCAGCATCTTGGTTCGCTGGTGGCACACGTAGCAGACGCGCTCCTTGTAGAGGGGCATCGCCTCGTAGCGCGGCCCCGGGGAGTGCCGGGGGTCGTGccagccccgctcccagcgcGGGTGGCGGGGCCGGGCCAGCCAGGGCACGAAGTACTGCTTGCCCGCGTAGGTGACCTGCTCCAGCCCGGGGATCTGCTCCTGCACCGGCCGCTTGTCCTGCCAGCTGCGGGGCAGCGGGGCCCCCGGGGGCGGCCCGCGGGTGGTCCAAGGCGTGCGGGGCAGCGGCCTGCCCGGGGCCTGCACAGTCTTGCCGCGGTGCGGCCCACGCGGGCCCCACGCCCGCAGCGCCCCGGCCGCCGGCCTCACAGGCCACCACAACCCCGCCATGCTCGGCTCCCGTCAGGGACTCCGGCCCTGGCCCTCCTCGGCCCAGCCACCCGGAAGAGTCACCGACTGGGGGCCGCCATTTTCCCTAGCGCGGGGCACACCGGGTACGCAGCGCGCTCGCTCGCTATCCCGGCGACTGGCGGCACCGCCGGCCAATGACGCCTGCGTGAGCCCTTTCTGTTCCCGCCCTCCCGACGAAAGGGGGCGTCGAAGGGCGGGGGCGTGGCCTAGGGCACGCGGCCGTTGGTAGGTCGCGAGCCGGAGGATGGCTCAGGGGCAGGGTGAGGAGCCGGGCCTGAGCGGCGGGCGGGATCCCGGTCGGTCCCCGAGCTACCCCCGCGTCCGGCCCAGCAGGGCCCCTGGCCTCCGGGGGCCCCCAGCGTCCTCCGCCAGCCACGACCCGTGGGCGCCAGCGGCCGCTGCCGCAGCCTCTGGGGGGACCTGGTGcgtggggggctgggcagaggcGCCCCACGCCCtggggtgcccaccccacctgggctataGAGAGTCCTGACCGGAGCGGGGCCGGGCCCTGCCCCGCCAGCTGCGGAGTCAGCAGGGTTGACAACTTTCTAATCCCACGAACCCGCacacccctgccccgctcacCCCGTCCCCCGTCGCTCGCCCACCCGCGCTCACCTTCACCGGGCAGGGGGCTtcggctggggatgcaggctctggggtgggggtggggatttggggtgcagggggctctgggctgggggttggggtgaggtgggggcgtgagggctccggctggggccagggatggggggtttggggtgcaggagggggctctgggctggggccgaggggttcagagtgtgggagggggctgtgagtggggcagggggtgtgggctggTATAGGAGGGGGCAGAaggtgggggtgcgggctctagctgagggggtgggctctggggttgagctgggaatgaggagtttggggttcaggaggcgactcagggctgggagttggggtgcagggtgcaggctctgggaggatgtttgggtgtgggatggggctcaaGCCTGGGGTAGGGAGTGGGGGTTGTGGACCTTAttagggagtttggatgcaggaaggggttctgacctggggtagggggttggggtgtgggagcggTTTGGGGTGTGGGCCATGGCCATGCAGCTCTTACCTCAGgttgctcccagaagtggccggcatgtccagctcctggACAGAGGGGCTAGGGGGCTTTGCGCACTGCCTGctcctgcaggcactgcccccacagctcctgttggccgCAGCTCtcagccagtgggaactgcggaGCCAGCTCTcggggcaggggccagtggccgcccctgtgcctaggagccagacatgccggccacttccgggagctgtACGAAGCCAGGTCAGGCAGGGAGACTACATTAGccacactgtgctgctgaccaAACTTTTAACGGctcggtcagcagtgctgaccgaaGCCACGTGTGTTCTgctcaaaaactggacacctgtcAACCCTAGCTGAGGGGCCCATTTTCAAGCCTGTCTCTGCCATGGCACAGGCTGGAACTGTCCATCCATGAATGCAGAGTTTCTCCCATAATCCTGtgactccgggagctggggcttcaagaGAGCTGCCTTGCAATCTGCCCTGACTCTGGGTCCCACCAACTGGGATGATTAGCTGCCACCTCCCATAGCTACAGAGAGCAGCAGGCTCCCAGTCTCGCCTTTGCCTGGTAGCATGATGGAGTTGCGTGGCTGGGCTGGACTGCAGGGAGAAGATGGATTTATCATACTACAGCCATACCTGAATCACAGAGCTGAGGGGCATATGGAACGCCCTCCCCAAACACTGCTCCTGTGTTGTACAGGCCCCTTTTGCCTACTCTCAGTCCAGATTGGAAACTCACCAAAGCAGAGACCTGCCTTCCCTAATGTCTTAGGCTCTTTTCCATCAGAAAGATAGGGGCATAGTACCTGCTCATGCTGAGCACCCATGACTCTTATTGACTTTGCTAGGGGCGATGAATGCTCAGCGTGTTGCTCCCTCTAGCTAGACTGCTAAAATCAGTGGCCGTTTTTCAAAATACTGGCCTTAGTGTTCCATttctccatcagtaaaatgagaataataatatGTTTGTCACAAGTGTGAAGATAAGTTTTAATGCTCATAAAGCACCATGAAAATGGTTATAGGTGTTAAGTATTCTTCAACGCTGCCACTTGTGGTTTTATAATTTTCCTCATGTTTGAATGATAGAGCattaataatatctagctcttatcaAATACTCTTTAACAGTGTATGCCAAAGCACTGAGAATAATATCAAGTTTAGCAGTACATTAAAAAGTTATGATGTTCCACAGAGGTCAGTTTTGGGACTTCTGTTGATAGGACATGATCTAGGACTGTCTAATATAAGGATATTTGGATGGGGAGTTAAAGATAATTCTACAAGTCCTTGCCCTCACCTACTTATTCGATCTCTAACCCTGTAGCAACTCTCTTGCTCACCAAAATGGCCCTTCACTCGACTGATTTCACTAAACATTGCTCCCTGTCAAGTTCCTCTCTCTAACCACCACCTATATTTCTCCAGCATCGCTTATCTTCCAGCCTCCCAGAGGTTGGACCTCTCTATTAAAAGCTGGGGCAGCTGAAGGCCACATTTTAGAATGTTACTTTTTATGTTGAATACAGCACTTTAATAAAGAAGGAGGGGATTTAGAGAAAGATGCAAGATAAAGATGGGACCAGAGCACACCCTGTATTTATCTTTAATGTAGGCCCACAGAGATAATAAATTTTAGGTCACAATGCTCCTCTTTGGTTACTGAAGCTGAgtctaggatttaaaaaatatagcAATTTATATGAATactgagaacatccacagttaaaTTCTTTTTTCTGTCTAATGTGTACACAATACAGACAATTATTCTGCTGGGCATAAACCGGTCACCAAACTGATAAggggtttcttacaccttcctctgcatCATCTGATATTGGCCACAGTCACTGACAGGATACTAGACTTTGTAGGGCATTGGTCATATGCAGTATAACAATTCTGTGTTAAAGTAGAGGATTGCAGCCACTAAATGAAGATGGAGCGTTGCTTGTATCAAGTTAACTGATGTGTCTTCAGCTAGATAAAGTTTGGATGCCTCCTGAATTAAATCTTCAACATATTGAGATGGATGTCTCTAAAGCAGCAGATAGCTAGCACCAGATTCATGTGTGCCTCTTCCTTAAAACAAGTAGCCCTGTGAATGATGCTTGGGTTGTGTTTTGTAGGTAATGAGTGAAAGTGAGGATGACTGGCTCTCTCTTATGCCTACTGAACCCTtgccatctcagtgctgtggcaGTGGCTGCAAACCGTGTGTCTATGATGTGTATCAGAAGGAGCTAGCCCAGTGGGAAGAAGCCAAAGCAAAGAAAGACAGAAGCCTCCTGAGCAAACAGAAGGAGGAGGTAGGGACTTTAAAGGCCTTTTTCATAGCATCGAGTCAGTGAGTACTTTTATCACATTTGTGTTTGTAAGCGTTTGATAGCTGTTTGATAGCTGAGGGTGGGGTGATCTATAATGGTCTTTTACTAGAAGAATTTAGACTTCCCCCACAATATCTGCTGTAATGAAAGTTCCGAAACTCTCTGGATTTCATTATGTACCTCATTAAAGTGCAGTTTCTGGTGCCACTGCAGCAAGTTCACATCCCATGAAGGTGATACAATAAGGATAAGGCTTGTTTGTGCAGGAGAACTTTCTTTGGGGCcagtctgagactgtggaatgaactcacCCAGAAAATTAAGGGCCATCATAAACTTCACCATCTTCCACTCCAAGCGCAAGGCGCATTTCTTTGATCTTGCTGTCGCTAAcataaatacatagcaacatGTAAAGTCCTCTAAAATCCTACCAAACCAAGACACCTTCCTGCACATACGTCTTCctttggggagaggatgagagaacaaacaacgcATGACAGGTGTTATGCACATTTTTAATGCACTACTGAAAGtgttcagatattacagtgatgtgCCCTGTGTAGAATAGAATAGGTGATGATTCCACAGCATGAGGCAACAAGTTTTTAGGGAAAAAGGCAGAGTGTTGGCATCTCTTCTACCATGATAGCATTCACTGTTCACCTTGGACAACTTTTATTTTACTTCATTTTCAAGTTCATATATTGAGgataaaaaattaatatttgacATAGCATTCAATTATTTGACTCTTCAAAACATAGTTTTATTCCTGTCAAATGCCCTTTCAGATATATCCAACCATGCTGGTAAAGCTGGAGGTTTCTACTAACAtaatcagcagtgaaataattaacGGTGTTGGTTTTTAAAATGGTCATCACTGGAGTTCAGCGCTAAGTCCCCATTAGGATTTTAAGCTCTCTTAGAGCCGTTTCTACTGAAGTCTCTCTGCACAGTCAGAAAGACAGCATTGCACTGAGTCATGTTTAGAAGGTTTTCTTCCTGGTCGTAGGATCGGaaatctaacttttttttaaaatgacatcttagattttgaaaacaacactgcaaaaaacaaaccagcAGAGAGACCCTTAAATCTGTGCTTGTCCCTAGAGTTTTCAAGGCACATTTTTCTGGGGTCCTAAGTTTCACCAGCTCTAAATTCACacacaagtttttttaaaaataaaagtgaaataaagGATGCTGTCCACCCCAGTAATTGCTTATTGTTGTTCTTGCAGAGTAGTAATTCAGAATTAAATCCGGATACATTTACTGCGTTCAAGATAAGCTCTGTGGAACAGCTAACAGAGGACACCTGCCAGTATACATTTCAGCTGCCAGGAAATAGCAGCCTGGGATTAAGTTTAGGACAACATATTGTGTTAAGGTACTGCCCTGTCTCTAATTAAACAGGCTACGTTACATGACTTAACATGCAGTTTGTCAATATACAAAGATTTCATACCAAGTAAATCAGCATTTCTGTGCTTCTGTAATGATACAGTTGAAAGAACTCATGAGTTTAAGTTTGTTAATTTTATGGTGAAAGCCACTCCATAGCTTCATTTTTACCCAACATTAGCTTTGTGTTGGTGGTGGGGAAAGAGAACTAAGGGTGGCTAAGGAGAGCAATtaacagaaggaaaaagagaaaaagtagTCGTTTCAGCAGATGATTTATATCCATGTAGCAGCATGAAGGCAAACTACTAAATCAGGAGTTCAGTGTTAGGCCCTGTAACTTGGGGTGGCTAAGCACAGTGCAATATTGTATCCAAAGTCTGTATGCTTTGTGGCTGATTGCCAGCTGAGGTCAGGAAAAACGTTTGCTCCCCTGGCATAGTATTTGCCAAAAAGGGGCCACATGGGAGGAGCTGTCATCTGTGCTAGTTTCTCATGGTGACCACTGTCAGATACAGAAGAAGGTCAAACTGTAGGCACCATTGATATGTATCAGTTATTATATATTTActggatg
This window of the Eretmochelys imbricata isolate rEreImb1 chromosome 8, rEreImb1.hap1, whole genome shotgun sequence genome carries:
- the MRPL37 gene encoding large ribosomal subunit protein mL37, whose translation is MAGLWWPVRPAAGALRAWGPRGPHRGKTVQAPGRPLPRTPWTTRGPPPGAPLPRSWQDKRPVQEQIPGLEQVTYAGKQYFVPWLARPRHPRWERGWHDPRHSPGPRYEAMPLYKERVCYVCHQRTKMLEGVRQALWLTKTKLMEGLPPKVLSIIDEPANQLENQDERVQNAVSHARVWNTTELIPKRESYCPVLLEDLLHLCRTMASKYPSLAKRMLARDYKVAATWERESSILQVRGMNGILLNAINPLLPIASKDEILATENHILETFHPISPTIDLQEVNVYEERNYTGFREGYPYPHPHTLYFVESANVRPVRFRPEQLRAKMLMFAFGNALAKAKILYGDDPKVLEHPVVVQSIGTEGRIFQFMVFQLNTTDLASSAGVKNLVWIDSDQYMYDYIRYLPGIRKRVVKFPPGIYGYRPDTFKKFLALYLHGAVQDSTHTKIL